The genomic stretch CCTTTCAGTCCGTTTGGCACATGGGAATACTTCAGTTTCTCACGGATTGCAGCCAATGCCACTATAGCCAAAAAGAATCCAGTACCGGAGCCAAATCCATAAACTGCTGATTCGGCCAGTGTATAATCTCTTTGAGCCATAAATAATGATCCACCAAGAATGGCACAGTTTACAGCAATCAAAGGAAGAAAGATCCCGAGCGCTCCATAAAGAGCTGGAGCAAATTTCTCAACGATCATTTCCACCAACTGCACCATGGCTGCAATAATTGCAATAAACATGATAAATCTCAGGAATGTTAAATCTATGGTTGCAAGACTTGCATTCACCCAAGATAAACCACCTTCTTTAAGCACAAATTCATTTAGAAGCCAGTTCACAGGAACTGTCACAGTCAATACAAAGATTACTGCTGCCCCAAGACCAAGTGCAGTACTTACTTTTTTAGAAACTGCCAAAAAAGAACACATTCCAAGGAAGTAAGCAAAAACCATATTGTCGATGAAGATCGACCGAATACCTAAATTAAATAAATCCATTTCTTCAGCTTGTTTTAGTGTTCAACATATCCTGTTTTGGTAC from Algoriphagus sp. NG3 encodes the following:
- the nqrE gene encoding NADH:ubiquinone reductase (Na(+)-transporting) subunit E, producing the protein MDLFNLGIRSIFIDNMVFAYFLGMCSFLAVSKKVSTALGLGAAVIFVLTVTVPVNWLLNEFVLKEGGLSWVNASLATIDLTFLRFIMFIAIIAAMVQLVEMIVEKFAPALYGALGIFLPLIAVNCAILGGSLFMAQRDYTLAESAVYGFGSGTGFFLAIVALAAIREKLKYSHVPNGLKGLGITMLLTGLMGLAFMSFMGIDL